The sequence CGATCCTCCGGATACGGAGACCCCCGAGACCGAGAGCCAGGCCGAGGAGCGCGCGCCGGAGGACGAGCCGAAGGTCGTCGCCTTCGCGAACCCCGCTGCGGGCAAGGGCGCGGTCCGGCGACGGCTGGTTCCCTTGCGCGAACGCCTGGTCGTGCTGTGGCCGGGTCTGGAACTCTACATCACCGATGGTCCGGGACACGCCGCGCGGGTGTTGCAGGGCCTGCCGCTCCCGAAGGGGTCGCTGGTGATCGCGATCGGTGGCGACGGCACGGTGCACGAGATCGGGGCCGCGCTGGTGAAGCGCGAGGGAGTCGCGATGGGCGTCGTCCCCTTCGGCTCGGGAAACGACGTCGCGGCACAGCTGGGCATGCCGCGGGACCCCTTCGCCAGTCTCGAAGCGATCAAGAACGGAACGCCGTTGCCGTGGGACGTGGGGTCGATCGGTCCACACGTGTTCCTCAACACGGTGGGCTTCGCGTTGAGCGCCGAGACCTGCTACTGGTCGCACCGGACCGGTCCGCTCACGGGACTGGCCCGGTACGCACTGGCCACGCTGCGCGCGTGGTGGACGCACGAACCGCTCACGCTCGGCATCGACGGCATGCAGCACTCCGGGACGTGGATCACCACGCTGATCGAGGTGGCGATCGGCGATCGCAGCGGGGGCGGCTTCCGTCTCACGGCGCGCGCCCGGGTCGACGACGGTCTGCTGGACGTCTGCATGGTGGAGGCCCTGCCTCGTTGGCAGATCCCGTGGCTCGTGCCGCGGGCCCGCACGGGCAAGCACCTGGACCACCCGGCGGTGACCTACGAGCAGCTGAGCAACTTCCGGATCCAGCTCGCACATGACACGCGCGTGCACGTCGACGGCGAGGTGCACCAGCTGACCAAGGGCGAGCACTCGGTCCGGATCCGGTCCCGCGCACTGCAACTGGTGGTCGCGCCCGACCATCCCCGCGCCATCGTGGCACGCACGTTCGAACTGGGCGACGACGCGTGAAGCGGCTGTTGAGCATCCTCCTCGCGGTTCTTCTGCCGGCCGGTCCGGTGCACACCGCCCTCGCGTCGCCGGCGACGCGGCACGAGATCGCGGCGACGCCGCTGATGCTGGCCCAGGCGACGGACCCCGACGAGCAGACGACGGAGGACCCGCAACCCGAGTCCGACCAACCCCCCGAGTCCGACCAACCCCCTGAGTCCGACCAACCCCCCGAGTCGGGCGACGGCTTCGATCCCTCCGAGGCCGCCGAGCGCGAGCGCCGCGAACAGGCCCTGGACGGCCTGCGCGAGGCCCAGCGGAGCAGCACGGCGGCGATCTTCATGTCGCTCGTGGTGCCCGGATGGGGGCAGCTCTACGCCGACGTCCCGTTCTGGGGCACCGTGGCCTTCGCCACGCAGATGTACTTCCTGG is a genomic window of Candidatus Krumholzibacteriia bacterium containing:
- a CDS encoding YegS/Rv2252/BmrU family lipid kinase, giving the protein MAEDTLTLDPPDTETPETESQAEERAPEDEPKVVAFANPAAGKGAVRRRLVPLRERLVVLWPGLELYITDGPGHAARVLQGLPLPKGSLVIAIGGDGTVHEIGAALVKREGVAMGVVPFGSGNDVAAQLGMPRDPFASLEAIKNGTPLPWDVGSIGPHVFLNTVGFALSAETCYWSHRTGPLTGLARYALATLRAWWTHEPLTLGIDGMQHSGTWITTLIEVAIGDRSGGGFRLTARARVDDGLLDVCMVEALPRWQIPWLVPRARTGKHLDHPAVTYEQLSNFRIQLAHDTRVHVDGEVHQLTKGEHSVRIRSRALQLVVAPDHPRAIVARTFELGDDA
- a CDS encoding DUF5683 domain-containing protein; its protein translation is MKRLLSILLAVLLPAGPVHTALASPATRHEIAATPLMLAQATDPDEQTTEDPQPESDQPPESDQPPESDQPPESGDGFDPSEAAERERREQALDGLREAQRSSTAAIFMSLVVPGWGQLYADVPFWGTVAFATQMYFLGSILMESRRVERQSVRRDREAIGSTFRAARDEYVTEHRERARDFVWWSAAGFLIVALDAYVSVELAGFDDDDPPTPDLDREWTRSGGSGDGFALRLNFDF